The DNA window AATATTTCCTTCCGGTCCCTTGATAGGGGAGAATTCCAGGTTCAGCACTTCAAAGCCCGTCTCCACAGCAAAACTGATTACCATGTTAATTACTTCAAGATGGGTCTTTTTATCCCTGACAACGCCCTTCTTCCCCACCTTCTCCCTGCCGGCCTCAAACTGGGGTTTAATCAGGCAGACAATCTGCCCGTCCTCCGCCATCAAATTTTTAACCGGCCCCAGCACCTTGGTAAGGGAAATAAAAGAAACGTCTATGGATACAAACTCTATTTTATCACCGATATCCTCCGGCACCACATATCGGATATTGGTTTTTTCCATGCATACGACCCTCGGGTCGTTTCTCAGTTTCCAGGCGAGCTGCCCATGGCCCACATCCACCGAATACACCTTGACGGCCCCGTTCTGCAGCATACAGTCGGTAAAACCACCCGTGGACGCCCCCACGTCCATGCAGACTTTGCCCTCCAGCGTCGCTCCGAAGTGGGTCATGGCCTTTTCAAGCTTCAGGCCTCCGCGGCTCACATATTTGAGCGTGGAACCCCTTACCTCTATTTTGGCCGTCTCCTCAAAGGAGGTTCCCGCCTTGTCTTCCTTCTGGTCATCCACATAGACAATCCCGGACATGATGATTGCCTTTGCCTTCTCCCTGGACTCGGCCAGGCCTTTTTTCACCAGAAGTACATC is part of the [Clostridium] symbiosum genome and encodes:
- a CDS encoding TlyA family RNA methyltransferase, with product MKERLDVLLVKKGLAESREKAKAIIMSGIVYVDDQKEDKAGTSFEETAKIEVRGSTLKYVSRGGLKLEKAMTHFGATLEGKVCMDVGASTGGFTDCMLQNGAVKVYSVDVGHGQLAWKLRNDPRVVCMEKTNIRYVVPEDIGDKIEFVSIDVSFISLTKVLGPVKNLMAEDGQIVCLIKPQFEAGREKVGKKGVVRDKKTHLEVINMVISFAVETGFEVLNLEFSPIKGPEGNIEYLLHLKNHAEGERYEDMAVNPEQVVEEAHKQLDKQA